The window tatttaacctctctgagacccacaaccttatctgtgaaatggtgcTTAACCCATCTCATTGCATTTGTGAAGATTCATTAAAAGTATGCATATAAATCCCTTATTACAGCTCTTGCTACTTACGGTCAGTAAATATCATGCATTATTTTTAGTGCACAATTTATAATAATGCAAAGAGCAGAAGTAAACATAAAATTTCTAACTCAAGCGTTTCCTGTGTCACAGTTCATCACTCCCAagttgtttataaattatttggaagagaATCATCCTCTAAAAAGGACACAGCTGTTCCTATAGGAATGGTCCACCAGGGAACAATCCTCTCATTCTTCATCAGTTCCAGATACAGCTGGTCATTTCAACTGCCAAGCTCAGCTTACAAGTCCTCCAGATATATCTCCACTATGGATATAATCTTTATTTCTAGCAAATAAAGATTAGAAGGTCATCCAAAGGGTACCAGAAACCTAAGCATACACCATATACCCAAATAGGAAAGCTATTGGTATAAGgtaaattatacataatttaCCAGGGAATCTATGTAGAACCAAAAGCAAAAAAGTACTAATGTACGAGTTGGAAAAGCTGTGTGCCTCTCCTCCATTGTTGACCAAAAGGAGAATGTCTAAACACTGACTTTGGTATAAAGCTTCAAGTTTGAAAACTCAGCCTAAATTTGGCAGGTCAAGTTCACGTTGTCTAAAATATGGCATAATCTGGGTCTGACAAACAGGAATTATTTCATGTGCCTTCGTCACACAATTTAGAGTGGCTTCCTTGACTGCTGTGTTGAGTCAGATACATAGGTTGGGTAAAAAGTCAGCTGGAAAGAGTGCAGGGATCCAATAGCAGTGTGTGCTTTGGGCACATGATGAGGGTGTGGCATTTTGTGTGCCACCTATTTAACATCTCAGATCTAGGTTGTATTTGGAAAGAGGAGATACTGCAAATTTTCTGGATCAAGTCGCCTACAGTAGTAACTTAGAGGTAGAAAATGCTAACAAACTACCAATAGAGAAAGCAAAGTCAGAAAATCAGTGGGGCAGTCTAAACTCAGAATCCAAGGTCTTATTCAGGCAGTGGCTTGGGAGACGTGTTTCACAGAGCTCGGTGAGAAACGGAATCAGCTCATGCAATGGTGTGCCAGGTCTCACTGAGGGGCATGAACATTTATTCAGTTGAGTCTCTCATAgacatatataacataaaattaaaagaaatatcatGGGGTTTTAAGCTCTTTGCTTAAAGCCCACTTTTGCACTAAGGCTAATAGGCAATTTGCACAGGGAAAGAGGTCTTATTACCctgggcactttttttttttaacctatagcTATTCTAGGAAGTCTACATAtattagggatttttttttacagaataatTTTTCCATCAATATTAAAAGGGACGTATAGATATCTAATGGGGACGCTAGAGGGGACCTAGGGAGCACACATCTCCAACCTCCCTTTTCCTGTCACTTTTACACCATGCTTCCTGCCTCCTTTTTTAGagaaagcaaaatttgaaaaattaaaaagaaaaattattaaaagagtaAGATAAAAAACAGGCACATAGGAAATAGTtagatcaaaatggcagcatgaggtgagcctctgtaaatctcccctggaatttacaactaatcgaacaactataactccaaaaaggactccctgcacagcagacaggcaagacaaagaggcccactactgaatttacctaaaggtgggcgaatcccgtgagcaggggaggagggaagggcgAAGTGAGGAGATGGAGACGTACGGGcacaggactcagacctagctcagtgctccgagcttgctgcatcccggaactaccgcagctgcgggagagggaagaactcggactgctagggctccgtttatggcccacagggctgagggggcagcatacaacacggctgaacccaacactcatggcagagacctcagagaaaagactgagagaagaaggctgaaaacggtggtttaagcccttactgctaagcagagaacggaagccttaggcactgagactagccgccccctctctaccctcccagagctcatcccgcccccacctgcccggtgctagaagtggaacagtagcagtgtcagatcaaaagaacagaatgtttgctgttctgagaactgtggaccacaaacacagattcgcagcccaactagttcccgcaaaggcgagagagctgtggaagcaggaccagctgtggtggtggtcgccgccactgctctgggccacctctcacaactcaccccaccactggccccacctatctgggcggatccctgcaggagtaaacagaactgctgaaacatacagactctgaatctggtacaggaagagctttggaacttcaaaagccctgcatacccacacagacattgcgccctatgacccaggggaactattaacagaggagaagcccatctcccagggaatccccccattgtgtgagaagctggaatagtgcagagaaaacatagcactactgtgtgacagagaaaaaaaggctgcagtcggagagaaaataaaacagcctaccaacaagtactagaaaacaaaagaaagacctcttcctatcaacctgttgcagaagccactcctgtagatgtctaggaagagaaataataaatcagtaattgccatgaataaccaaagcaacaagacagctcagaaagaaagtgaaaagtctccagaaaaggaacttaaagatatggaaatatgtgacttaaatgacagagaattcaagattgcagttctgaaaaaacccaacgacatgcaagaaaacacagaaaggtagtttaatgaactcagaaacacaatcaaagaacaacatgagcattttacgaaagagaccgaaatttttaaaaataaccatataggagattaagaactcaatagaagaaattaagaatgaaatagccagcttaggtagtagagttgaccagatggaggaaagaatcagtgacatcgaagatagaaacctggaaatgacacagatggaagaagaaagagacttgagacttaaaagaaatgaaagaactctacaagaactttctgactccatcagaaagagcaatataagaataatgggcataccagaaggagaagaaagagagaagggaacagagaatatattcaaacaaactgtcgatgagaacttcccaaacttgtggacagaactggatcctcgaatccaagaagcaaatagaacacctaattacctcaatcccaacaggccttctccaaggcacattgtattgaagctgtctaaaatcaacaacaaagaaagaatcctcaaggcagccaggaaaaagaagatggtaacctacaaaggaaagcccattagattatcatcagatttttcagcagaaattctacaagccaggatggaggggaaccaaatattcaaactattgaaagagagaaattatgagccaagaacaatatatccagcaaagatatcctttagatatgaaggaggaataaagacctttccagacatacagaagctgagggaattttctaatacatgacctgccctacaagaaatactaaaggaggctattcgatcaccatcaacagagacaatttgtggcaaccaaaacataaaaacggggagagtaaaggcctgaactggaatatgggaatggagaaagtacgcatgctgaacaaaatggaatactctaaatatcaaactttcttttacataaacttaagggtaaccactcaaaaaaaaatccagaactgaaatatatactgtaataaaagaagaaacagagggaaacttcatagaataccaccacacagaaataatagacaacaagaaaaaggcaaagaaacaatggagacacagccttatcagaaaactaaagatagaatgacaggaaatcctcacatatcgataatcaccctaactgtaaatggactaaactcaccaataaaaaggcacagagtagcagattggatcaaaaaactaaacccaaccatatgctgtctcgaagagacacatctcagctacaaggacaagcatagactcaaagtgaaagggtggaaatcgacactccaagcaaatggtacccagagaaaatcaggtgtagccatacggatatcagatgaaacagacttcaagttgaaaaagataacaagagacaaagatgggcatttcataatggtaaaggggactatacaacaagaagacataacagtcatcaatttttatgcccccaatcagggagcaccaaaatataccaagtaactactaacagaactaaagggagaaattgaccaaacacaattatactaggggacttaaatacatcattgacagttatggatagatcatccaaacagaaaataaataatgaaatagcagccctaaatgacccattagatgaaatggacataattgacatatatagagaacttcatcctaaaacatcagactatgcagtcttttctagtgtacgtggaacattctcaagggtagaccatatattgggacataaaatcagcctcagaaaatttaagaagactgaaatcataccaagcatattctctgatcacaaggctttgaaattggatatcaactgcaaaaagaaagcaggaaaaaacacagatacatggagattaaacaacatacttttaaagaatgaccgggtcaaagaagaagttagaggagagatcaaaagatacatagaaacaagtgacaatgaaaatacatcctaccaaaatttttgggatgcagcgaaagcagttttaagagggaaatttatatcattataggcctatctcaagaaacgagaaaaaccccaaataaataaccgcatgttacaccttaaagaactagaaaaagaagaacaagtgaaacccaagttcagcagaagaaaggaaataacaaaaatcagagcagaactaaatgaaatagagaacaaaaagacaatagaaaaaattaatgtgacaaagagctggttctttgaaaagattaacaaaattgacaaacccttggctagactcactaagataaaaagagagaagacactaattaacaaaatcagaaatgaaaaaggggaagttatcacggacaccacagaaatacaaaggatcatccaagaatactatgaaggactatatgccaccaaattcaataacctagaagaaatggacaagttcttagaaacatatagccttccaaggctgaaccatgaagaactggaaaatctaaacagaccaatcaccagtaacaaaattgaatcagtcatccaaaaccttcccaaaagcaaaagtccgggaccagatggcttcactagtgaattctatcaaaccttcaaagaggatctaataccaatgctgcacaaactcttccaaaaaattgaagaagagacaatactccctaactcattttatgaggccaacagtaccctgataccaaaacctggtaaggacaacacaaaaagagaaaactacagaccaacatctctgatgaatacagatgcaaaaatcctaaacaaaattctagcaaatcgaatacaacaatgcattaaaaagattattcatcacgaccaagtggggttcatccccggggcacaaggatggttcaacatatgcaaatccatcaatgtgatacatcacataaacaaaataaaggacaaaaatcatatgattatatcaattgatgcagaaaaagcatttgacaagatacaacatccatttatgattaaaacacttaataaaataggtatagaaggaaaataccttaacataataaaggccatatatgacaagccctcagctaatctcataattaatggtgaaaaactgaagccctttgctctacgttcaggaacacgacagggctgtcccctatcacctctgcttttcaacatagggttggaaatccttgccagagcaatcaggcaagagaaagaaataaaaggcatccgaactgggaattaagaagttaaattgtcactctttgcagatgacatgatgctatatatagaaaaccctaaagactccaccaaaaagctattagaaacaatcaacaaatacagtaaagttgctggctacaaaatcaatgtacaaaaataaaataaaataaaataaagaatacccAAAGGGACTTTGGCGACACTGTACTACAGATTCCCTCCCCTTAGGAAGTCTAAACACTGAAAGGCACAGGGCCAAGAGCAATGCAATTGTTGGTTTCTGGCCAATGGACCACTTCTGCAATGCCCAGGGATACTAGAGTCAGACAACCTAATTTCTCATAAGGAGCACTAATGTCATTTGTGACTCACGAGTAAAAGAAGTCCACCTTTCCAAGTCAGCGACTACTGCCTAATTGCTTGAAGGATTTTCCCAGACAAGTGTTCTGGAAACCTTTTACTTACTGCCATctctgaacttttaaaatcttttttctcttcaatatCTTGGAGAATATGAGACAAAGCAACACAGCTTGCAGTTTTGAGAGCATTTCCCCATACAGAACATTGTCTTACttgatcctcacaataaccttatAAGTAAGGTGGGTACTTTAATTCCCGTTGTAAAAATGTATCAAGGAGTGCTCATACAGCCACAGTGAGGCAGGACTCCAAAGGTCAAGTGCAGTACCCTTAACGTCACAGCACCGGGACTCCACATGAACAAACTGGGAAGCAAAGCGGAACTATCACTGAGAACTGCACCTCAGAAAATCTTTTGGTTCCTTTTCCTACATTTCACAGATATTTATCTGAGTCAATTGAATTTATACCACGGTCACAATACACAAACGTTCTGATCAAAAACTCATGTTCGTGTATCTACAGAGTAGATAACCATATAAAgcgtttcctttattttcttttgaaatagccTGAAAACAGCTCCCCCTTGCTGTCCTTCGAAGCACATCTTCACCAAAGTTAAAACGCGGAGCTCACGCGCAGTGTCAGTATTCCTGCGTAGCTTGGGCCCCCACAGCTGTAATTAATGGGTAACGTCTCTCTTTCTTCAGCCTCTTTCTTGCGGTGAGATCACCTCTCACCCCCGAACGCAGGAGCCCAGCGGTTTTTCGCTCCCGTGCCATGGACAGCGCTGCCTGGGAGGCCGATCTCCGGCAGCTGCTTCCTGTCCACTCGAAGAGATGTCCCCACGATTCAGCAGTAAGCAGACGAAGTCCCCACGGACTACTGTGGCCCAATTTCCGTCCATCCCCCCTGTGGGAATCAAGCTTTTCCCGGAGGAAACACCAGGAATCTAGTTTAGAGAAAACTTTCTAAGTCTCCTTGGTATCCCCACTCCCAACCCCGGGGAAAACTGGAAAACCGGGAGACGTTCCTTTTCCCGGCTGTAGATACACGCACAGAGGCCATGAGGGCTGCAGTGGGACAAGTGAATGCGTCCTTCCGGTCAGCCAACGTAAGCAGGGCAACAAAGAGCAAGCATCAAAGAAGTTACTGGGGAGAGAGACGCAATCCCTGTAGCCAAGTAGCCCTGGGAATAGAATTAGCTAGACTGGCTGTCCCGGGATAGGCAGGCACGCTGAGGAGAGAGAAACCCCAGCTGCAGGAGATGGGGGCGCGCGCCAATTTCAGGTGCAAGAGCGCTCGGCGGGGCAGTGGACTCGGGATTTTTAGGTACCGTGCTGACTGTGTCTGTTAAAGTCAAATGCGGGGTGAAGGTGGTTATTGAGGGAAGTTGGAGCAAATGATGGTAAGCCCAGAAAAGGCATGACGCGTCCAGTTCTCCAAGTTTTTTGGAAGAAGGGCGGGAAAGCGCCACGATTCCGCCTATTGTGCCGAGAAGTCGGCGAGTCTCCCAGCTCCACCCCTGCAGCAGTGATGCAAAGAGGACAAATCCCAGACGGAAGGAGGGGAAAATAAACAACCTTCGGGGGAGGGGGTAAGGAGATCTGGAGAGCAGGCACCGAGCAGTTTCCAACCACTGGGGCAAGAAGGAGCGCCTTTTGGGGAAACAAACCCCGCCTAAATCATTGAGTTCCGAGCGCAATGTTTTCAGAGGAACGGAGCGCACCTCCCCAGCTTCGCCTGAGTtgaggaaggggaggcaagggAAAGGGGACGACGACGGGAGCGAGAGCAGCTCAGCTGGAGGGGGGGGCGCTGTGCCTGGAGACTCCCGCAGGAGGGAGAGTGGACGCCCGCGAGCAGCgagtgagggaaagagagaaagcatcCGGTAAGGAGCTCAAGCCAGCGGAGCGGTAAGGGAGCGAGACTCCGCGGAGGCGGAGGAGGCGCTGCATGGACAGCATGCGTTTCGCCGGAGGCCGCGATGCGGGGTCCGCAGGCAACTCCAGCCTATGGTGGGTTCCGGCCACCGGCGGGGCCAATGCGAGCCGGGAAACGGAGGCGCTCGGGGAAGGTGGAGATCCGCAGAGGGATGTGCGCAACGAGGAGCTGGCCAAACTGGAGATAGCCGTGCTGGCCGTGACTTTCGTGGTGGCCGTGCTGGGTAACAGTAGTGTCTTGCTCGCGCTGCACCGCACGCCTCGCAAGACGTCCCGTATGCACCTCTTCATCCGTCACCTCAGCCTGGCCGACCTGGCCGTCGCTTTCTTCCAGGTGCTGCCGCAGCTATGCTGGGACATCACCTACCGTTTCCGAGGACCCGACGGGCTGTGCCGCGTGGTGAAGCACTTGCAGGTCTTTGTCATGTTTGTGTCGGCTTACATGCTGGTGGTCATGACCGCCGACCGCTACATCGCGGTGTGCCACCCGCTGAAGACGCTGCAGCAGCCGGCGCGCCGCTCGCGCCTCATGATCGCTGCCGCCTGGGTGCTGAGCTTTGTACTGAGCACCCCGCAGTATTTCGTCTTCTCCATGGTCGAGGTGAACAACGTCACCAAGGCCTACGACTGCTGGGCCACCTTCATCCAGCCCTGGGGTTCCCGCGCCTACGTAACCTGGATGACCGGCAGCATCTTCGTGGCACCTGTGGTCATCCTGGGCACCTGCTATGGCTTCATCTGCTACCACATCTGGCGCAACGTCCGCGGAAAGACGGCGTCACGCCAGGGCAAGGGCGCCGAGGGCACTGGTGGCGCTTTCCACAACGGGCTCCTGCTCGAGCCCTGTGTCAGCAGCGTGAAGACCATTTCCCGCGCCAAGATACGCACCGTGAAGATGACTTTCGTGATCGTGACAGCTTACATCGTTTGCTGGGCGCCCTTCTTCATCATCCAGATGTGGTCTGTCTGGGATGACAAATTAGCCTGGGTCGGTAGGTGTCGGGACAATGGAGGAAGGTGTAGGGATTGggccgtggtggtggtggtggtggtggtggtggtggtggtggtgtgtgtctTTTAATAATATCCTCTAGGGCTGTGGGTCTTAAATTTCTGCGCATAAGAATCACACCTTGGGTGAAATTATCAAAAAGGTAAATTCCTGGGGTCCCCAACCCAGATATTTTCATTCAGTAGCTCTGGAATAGGGTCCAGGAATCTCCATATGTAGTGTGCAGTGATCCTAAGACCACAAATCCAGAAACTGTGCCCTGTGTAGAGTCAGCCACACAACTACAAAACAGAATGACTTTTTGCCAATCATTAACGGCTGTGTTAATACCCTGCTTTCAAGTCTATTGgattcaggaaaatatttttactatcgTGACTACTTTTTGCTAGTTTGTAAAAAGTATCacaattaatataagattttTCTAGAAATGCCCCGAGGGCAAGGGTAAACCGGACATATTTTCCTGAAGATTCATAAGTCAATTCCAATTTGGCATTTAGCTAGTGTTCCATTACTTATCATaatcttttaattcttttctaaCAATACTTTAatacttcccccacccccttcaaagcagc of the Rhinolophus sinicus isolate RSC01 linkage group LG02, ASM3656204v1, whole genome shotgun sequence genome contains:
- the AVPR1A gene encoding vasopressin V1a receptor isoform X2; the encoded protein is MDSMRFAGGRDAGSAGNSSLWWVPATGGANASRETEALGEGGDPQRDVRNEELAKLEIAVLAVTFVVAVLGNSSVLLALHRTPRKTSRMHLFIRHLSLADLAVAFFQVLPQLCWDITYRFRGPDGLCRVVKHLQVFVMFVSAYMLVVMTADRYIAVCHPLKTLQQPARRSRLMIAAAWVLSFVLSTPQYFVFSMVEVNNVTKAYDCWATFIQPWGSRAYVTWMTGSIFVAPVVILGTCYGFICYHIWRNVRGKTASRQGKGAEGTGGAFHNGLLLEPCVSSVKTISRAKIRTVKMTFVIVTAYIVCWAPFFIIQMWSVWDDKLAWSRKTQPSPSLHYWLP
- the AVPR1A gene encoding vasopressin V1a receptor isoform X1 — translated: MDSMRFAGGRDAGSAGNSSLWWVPATGGANASRETEALGEGGDPQRDVRNEELAKLEIAVLAVTFVVAVLGNSSVLLALHRTPRKTSRMHLFIRHLSLADLAVAFFQVLPQLCWDITYRFRGPDGLCRVVKHLQVFVMFVSAYMLVVMTADRYIAVCHPLKTLQQPARRSRLMIAAAWVLSFVLSTPQYFVFSMVEVNNVTKAYDCWATFIQPWGSRAYVTWMTGSIFVAPVVILGTCYGFICYHIWRNVRGKTASRQGKGAEGTGGAFHNGLLLEPCVSSVKTISRAKIRTVKMTFVIVTAYIVCWAPFFIIQMWSVWDDKLAWVESENPAITITALLASLNSCCNPWIYMFFSGHLLQDCIQSFPCCQNMKQTFNKEDSDSVSRRQTSYTNNRSPTDSMGTWRDSPKSSKSIKFIPVAT